TCGTTAAAGAACGTCTCGGCAAGATCTGTCATGAGGTCATCCTTGAAAGACATTGTTTACACAACCTTACGAGAAATGATTGCGGCACCGTTCATCGGGACAAACAACGGGCTGGATTCTTCTTCAAGAATCTTGGACTTGCCGTTCTTAATCCAGGTGTAAACGTAGGACTGGCAAACATTCAGGGTGCCGTCGGTACCATCTGCGATAGCGCCGTAATGCATCTTGAAGCCAGCACCATTACCAATCATGATAATGGAATCCTTGGGAATCAAGTTCAGGTCCTTCTTCTGCTTTTCGTCATAGAAGAATTCATCGTAGGTAATGATGTCCATGCCAAGGATGTGAGCGGCACGAGTAATGCCTTCCGGATCGGTGTCCTTCGGGTCAATTTCACCGAACATCATGTGACGCTTGTCCATGTATTCCTTGACAGCATCATTCTGGATGAATGCGTCGAAGGCGTCGTTACCCATGATGGTCAAACCGACATTGCCACCACCATTCTTCGCGACCAGACGCTTCTGGTTCAGAAGATAGAGAATCGGATTGGAACCATTTGCATCAAACTTATTACCAGAAGCTGCGGGAGAAAGGTTTGCAGAAGGGATGTTCAGGTTGATGGTTCGCATCAGGTTGTCATCAACCTTAACGTCAACCTTACCAGTAGTGATCGCTTCAACAATCTGCTGTTCTTCACGACGTTCGATAGACTGACGAAGTTCGAGAGCGTCATTCATCAAGCTCTGGAACTTAATCTTTTCAGAACTTTCCTGGCCACCATAGGTAACAATACCGTCTGCCTTAGCAGCAGTTTCAACATCGCGCTTGGAAAGATCGCGCCACGGATGCACGGTAGGAGCAGTCACCACAAGGCGTTCAAAGCCATCACGGGCAAGAGCCTTGCCATTTTCGTCATCATCGGCAACATAGGAAGCAATGAGACGGGTCTTCTTATTCTGCTGAAGAATAAGAGTCTTAGTCTTGTGCAGTTCAACAGCGCACATACGGCGAAGGAACTGAGAAGGCTTAAAGTTTACGCTGGTAAGCTTGGTCAGCTCGTAGCGAGAATCAAGATTGAGTTCACCAGACATTCTGTTCTCCTTTCATTAGTCCTTTACGCCGTCAACAGCCTTAAAGAAAAGGCAACGTGCGGCAAGTTCATCCTTAACGGTCTGCACATTGGCACCTTCGCCAACTACAATAGAACCGTCAGCAAAGCAACCTGTGCGGGCAACGAGAGCATAGCCGCCATCAGCACCAGTATTTACATCCGCCATAAGGCGAGCAACCGGTTTAGCATCACCGGCAACAAGCACAAGGCCCTTGTCGGCACCAGCGGAATTCACCGCAAGGATTGCACCGCGCTTAAGGTTCTGATTGGCCCCGATCTTTACAACTTCGCTGTGAATCGGGAAATCACCTGCGATATCGTTGTCGAAATTGATCTTAGTCGACATTGTTTACCCCTTTTTGTAGAATTTGTTTGCAGCTTCCTTGGCCCAATCGGAATGCTTAGAAGCAGAAGTTTCTTCCTTTTCGCCATCCGGAGTCACGCTGTTTGCGGCAGAGGCACTCTTTTCAAGTGCGGAAATAGCACGATCCTTTTCAGATGCGGCAGACGGAACTGTTTCAGCCTTAGCCTTGAATTCGTCACGTTCAGCAGAAACCTTCTTCAGTTCTTCTGCCTGGGCAACGATTTGCTCCTTAGCTTTGGAGAGAGCGAACTCATTTGCGTCAGCGACGGTCTTAGATTCGTCTTCCATAAAGTTTTTCTTGTCTTCTGCAGAGATTTCAACACCCGCAAAAGCAGCTTCAAAGGAAGCTACACGGGCCTTGTAATCAGCAATGGCCTGAGCCTTGATAGCTTCCAGATCCACGCCTTCAGCGCTTGCTGCGGGAGCGGACTTTTTGTTTTCAGTAGCCATTACGCCACCTCCAATAGATAGACTTCCCTGAGCCATTTGTTCACAGAGAGCGTCCAGGGAAATCACGCCGTCTGCAAGACCAGCCTTTACAGCATCGGCACCGATAAACACGGCACCTTTACCGTAATTGTTGAGTACATCCTGGTAAGTAGTTTCACGATTGCGGGCAACCGTTTCAATAAATACGCTGGCAAGATCGTTCAGTTCTTTCTTGATCAGAGCCAAGCCTTCTGGAGTATCGGGCGTTGCAGCTTTATCGGGAGACAGGTCAGAAACAACTACCTGCGTCTTGATCAAATCCTCGCTCCACTTCGAGAAGCTACACAGCACGCCAATAGAACCAAGAGTGCCATTGTCAGCACAAAAAACTTTTTCACAACTAGACCCAATCCAATAGGCGGCAGAACACATCATTCCACCGGTGCGAGCAACAATGCCATACGGCTTTTTACCGCGGGCTTCAAAAATTCGATTACCAAGGTCAGCACAGCCATTGACTTCACCACCCGGAGAATTGATGTCAAAGACAATTCCCTTGACGTTATCATCTGCAAGACATTCATCGAAAGCAGCCTGAATAGAATCGTAAGAATCGCAGCCCCACCAGAACGCATCTTCACCGCGATACATCAGAGAACCGTCAATTTTAATGACGGCAATCCCGTCGTCACGATGTTCAACAGCGTTCACAATATCAAGTTCGCCACTTTCCTTGCGATAGCTGAACCACCCGTCTTCATCTTCGGTAAAACGCAGGCGGGAAGATGCCAGGATAGATGCATCTTCGGAGCGCATAGCCCACTTTGTACCGATAAACTTCGCCAAAAAATTCATTCCTATTTTCCTAGTTCAAAGAACTTTCGTTCGTATCATCAGTCGATACAGAGAAACTTTCAGTCTTAGTTACGCTACCAGGTTCGCCAAGACCCTTTGCCTTGCGCATACTCAGTTCCTTTGCAAGCTGGTCTGTAATCACATCGTATTCGCCGCCATTGACCATGGCGCAAGCAGTATCACGGTCCATAAGCTGTTCGTCAATCTGCATCTTGATTGCCTGGGTCTCCTTAAGCGGATCCAAAAGGAAAGCTGCATCAGAAATCCAACGACATCCACACCATGCGGCGCGTTTCATCGGATCATCAAAGAAACCAGGAGCGTCAATAAGACCCGTTAGGATTGCTTGAGCAAGCCATTTTTCATAAATGGGCTGACAAAAATCCGAAATAAAGTCATTGCGCATGCGGTTGAATGTCTTTCGGCTCTCAAGGACCGCTGCACGAACTGCGTTATAATTCGATGTATGGAAATTCTTTAAAATCACCTCATAGCTCGAACCCGCAGCAGCGCCAGCCTCACTAAAAATGGACTCGACAAACGGCTGATAGTTTACATTCGGTCGAGTCGTATTCAGCAGACTTGCGCTGTACTTGTTCGGCAAAGACCAAATTCCACCAGGTTTCATCGACAGTTCAAGCGAAGGCGCCGTTCCATTCACAGGATTTCCGTAAGAATCCGTTTCCGTGTTTCCTTCGTCAGCGCCCATATCATCGGCTTCTTCGTCATTATTGCTGGTAACGACTGCAGTAACGCAAGCACTGACTACAGCAGCCATAAGTTCTGCATCCTGATATCGTTCCAGCTGCTTAAGCTGCATAATTAAAGGAGCCAGCAGAGGGACACCTCGACGTTGGTCTGTACGATCAACAGACATAACGTGAATCACATTCGGATAACCGAGCGCATCATAAGCAGGAATACGAACACAATCAACCGTATCAGAATAAGAGTCAATGCTCCATGTAGGTTTGGAAGAGAAATGGAATGCAGTCGGCATACCACTCTTATCAACTTCTACTCCATGAACAAGAGCGTCGGAATCAAAAGAACCAAATGGGTTCTGGCAACGGTCAGCTTCAAGGATTTTAATGCAAAGACCAAATGCGGAATTTTTCTTGTCATAGCAAGCAAGACCGAAGCTGTCACCGCCAATTTTTGCTGACTTGAAAGCAAGATGCTGAAGTTGAGCAAAGTTATTCTTGCGCTCTGCATCACAGTTTTTCGATTCAGCCCAAAGTTCAAAAAGACGTTGCGTCTTTCGACACCATTCTTCGGCCTGTTCCGCATTTAGCCCAACCACATCCATCAAACGAAGAGTAGGACGGCACTTACAGCCAGTACCAACAACATTGGTGGTAAAACTTTCAATCATCGCGCGACTGAAAGTGTTGTTCTGGAAAAGCTGGCGGCTACGCAAACGAAGTGTTTCCAGGTCCAAGGCCAGATCACGGTCAGCAGAACTCGGAAGCGCAACAAAATTTCGCAAGGCCTCCGTTACAACGGACGCCGCCTTCCACGCAGTACCTTTTGGACCGATCGTACTAGCCATCGAAAACCCTAACCGGGAATACCCGTAATAATTTTCATTTTACAGTTGCTGCCGCCACGAGCTGAAGCCAAGCGGTCAAGCCACAAATCAAGTTC
This Fibrobacter sp. DNA region includes the following protein-coding sequences:
- a CDS encoding phage portal protein, which produces MASTIGPKGTAWKAASVVTEALRNFVALPSSADRDLALDLETLRLRSRQLFQNNTFSRAMIESFTTNVVGTGCKCRPTLRLMDVVGLNAEQAEEWCRKTQRLFELWAESKNCDAERKNNFAQLQHLAFKSAKIGGDSFGLACYDKKNSAFGLCIKILEADRCQNPFGSFDSDALVHGVEVDKSGMPTAFHFSSKPTWSIDSYSDTVDCVRIPAYDALGYPNVIHVMSVDRTDQRRGVPLLAPLIMQLKQLERYQDAELMAAVVSACVTAVVTSNNDEEADDMGADEGNTETDSYGNPVNGTAPSLELSMKPGGIWSLPNKYSASLLNTTRPNVNYQPFVESIFSEAGAAAGSSYEVILKNFHTSNYNAVRAAVLESRKTFNRMRNDFISDFCQPIYEKWLAQAILTGLIDAPGFFDDPMKRAAWCGCRWISDAAFLLDPLKETQAIKMQIDEQLMDRDTACAMVNGGEYDVITDQLAKELSMRKAKGLGEPGSVTKTESFSVSTDDTNESSLN
- a CDS encoding S49 family peptidase, which codes for MNFLAKFIGTKWAMRSEDASILASSRLRFTEDEDGWFSYRKESGELDIVNAVEHRDDGIAVIKIDGSLMYRGEDAFWWGCDSYDSIQAAFDECLADDNVKGIVFDINSPGGEVNGCADLGNRIFEARGKKPYGIVARTGGMMCSAAYWIGSSCEKVFCADNGTLGSIGVLCSFSKWSEDLIKTQVVVSDLSPDKAATPDTPEGLALIKKELNDLASVFIETVARNRETTYQDVLNNYGKGAVFIGADAVKAGLADGVISLDALCEQMAQGSLSIGGGVMATENKKSAPAASAEGVDLEAIKAQAIADYKARVASFEAAFAGVEISAEDKKNFMEDESKTVADANEFALSKAKEQIVAQAEELKKVSAERDEFKAKAETVPSAASEKDRAISALEKSASAANSVTPDGEKEETSASKHSDWAKEAANKFYKKG
- a CDS encoding major capsid protein, which codes for MSGELNLDSRYELTKLTSVNFKPSQFLRRMCAVELHKTKTLILQQNKKTRLIASYVADDDENGKALARDGFERLVVTAPTVHPWRDLSKRDVETAAKADGIVTYGGQESSEKIKFQSLMNDALELRQSIERREEQQIVEAITTGKVDVKVDDNLMRTINLNIPSANLSPAASGNKFDANGSNPILYLLNQKRLVAKNGGGNVGLTIMGNDAFDAFIQNDAVKEYMDKRHMMFGEIDPKDTDPEGITRAAHILGMDIITYDEFFYDEKQKKDLNLIPKDSIIMIGNGAGFKMHYGAIADGTDGTLNVCQSYVYTWIKNGKSKILEEESSPLFVPMNGAAIISRKVV